The DNA sequence CCGCAACCCCAAGACCGGCGTCGAAGTGCCGATCGAGCCGCGCACGGTGCTCACATTCCGGCCCAGCCAGATCCTTCGCGACGAAATCAACCGGCACGCGGAGCCCGGCGCCTGACCGGCGCGCATGCCATGGCATTGCCGAAATCCGAAACCGCCTTTCGCACCATCAGCGAAGCTGCCGAGGCGGTCGGTGTGCCGCAGCATGTGCTGCGCTTCTGGGAAACGCGCTTTCCGCAGCTGCAGCCGCTGAAGCGCGGCGGCAACCGCCGCTATTACCGGCCCGCCGACATGGCGCTGTTGCACCGCATCCGCGCCATGCTGCACGACCAGGGCCTGACCATTCGCGGCGCCCAGCTGGCACTCGCCGAACAGCGGGTGGCCGTCCCAACTCCGGTTCCCGCCGCCGCCCCGGCCCCCATCGCCAGCCGCGACGATTCGGCAGCGCGGGTCGGGACAGCGGATCTGGAGCAGCTTCGCCGCGTCCGGGACGCCCTGCGCGCCGCCCTGGCCGCCTGACACCGACCATGCGCAGCATTGCCGTTTTCAGCGTCAAGGGTGGAGTCGGCAAGACCGCGCTTGCCGTCAATCTCGCCCATGCCGCTGCCAGCCTGTCGAAGCGCCGCACGCTGTTGTGGGACCTTGATGCCCAGGGCGCAGCCACGTGGATGCTGCGGCTTTCACCCTCACCCAAGGCGTCGGCGCGCAAGGGCATTGCCGCCGGCGCGTTGCTGCCACTGGTTCAGGCGACGGATTTTGCCGGGCTCGATGTTCTCGCCGCCGACAAGTCGCTGCGCAACCTTGAAAAGCAGCTCGCCGACGATGACCGTGCCAAGCGTCTCAAGAAGCTCCTCAAGGGGCTCGACCAGGAGTATGACCGGATCATCCTCGACTGTCCGCCGGGGCTGACCGAGCTTGCCGACCAGGTGTTTCGGGCCGTGGACCTTCTCGTGGTGCCGATGCTGCCCTCCCCCCTGTCGGGCCGCGCCTTCGAACAGATGGTCGATCATCTCGGCCATATGAAGGACCCGCCGCCGGTATTGCCGGTGTTCACCATGGTCGACCGGCGCAAGTCGCTGCACCGCAACACCCTGCTGGCATTCCCCGATCGCCCGGCCATCCCCTATGCCGCTGCGATCGAGGACATGGGGACAACGCGGTTGCCGGTGCTGGCCAAATCCTCGACGACCGTCGCCGCGCGGGCGCTGGCGAATTTGTGGACGCAGGTCGAACGCGCGCTGGTGCGGCCGGCCTGACGGCTACAGCCGAACCGCCGGCCCCGGATGGATGCGCCAGCTTTCGGTCAGCGTGTCGAACGACGTGTCGGTTTTCTGGGCGTAGAGGTTCCACACCCCGCCTTCGCGGACGCCGATGATGCTGGCGCGCCCACCGGGATATTGGTTGCGGCCGAAGGTGGACAGCGCCGTGCCCGGCAAACCGGCGAAACTGCCGGTGGTCGACAGTTCGGTCTGCAGATTGCCGGGGG is a window from the Polymorphobacter fuscus genome containing:
- a CDS encoding MerR family transcriptional regulator, whose translation is MPKSETAFRTISEAAEAVGVPQHVLRFWETRFPQLQPLKRGGNRRYYRPADMALLHRIRAMLHDQGLTIRGAQLALAEQRVAVPTPVPAAAPAPIASRDDSAARVGTADLEQLRRVRDALRAALAA
- a CDS encoding ParA family protein; its protein translation is MRSIAVFSVKGGVGKTALAVNLAHAAASLSKRRTLLWDLDAQGAATWMLRLSPSPKASARKGIAAGALLPLVQATDFAGLDVLAADKSLRNLEKQLADDDRAKRLKKLLKGLDQEYDRIILDCPPGLTELADQVFRAVDLLVVPMLPSPLSGRAFEQMVDHLGHMKDPPPVLPVFTMVDRRKSLHRNTLLAFPDRPAIPYAAAIEDMGTTRLPVLAKSSTTVAARALANLWTQVERALVRPA